In Manduca sexta isolate Smith_Timp_Sample1 chromosome 23, JHU_Msex_v1.0, whole genome shotgun sequence, one DNA window encodes the following:
- the LOC115449410 gene encoding protein phosphatase 1L, with the protein MEDELEDRVLHQTYISFMKILSRFTSSLPLDTPVSYLWKMVRLYLLRSEVVVFTLGIIIFFMYLQTIELWSRTMLSRLSQAMSPISAVQRMKLMEGSDTDKQSWELKGTLSAAYAIKGRRMHMEDRFIINENINNTGISLFAIFDGHGGEFAANYAKDHLIQNLYNKIVELNAFKDGKIVSTPQKDSPDEPRPKEESPINVERKTSFKKSVSTADDSSKKEITDPELLAQLSKSRPIITREVRPTLKPVKNVAIPLSSYMEKGKINFGKLLTDEVLAADRLLVEAAKKSMNVAGTTALLAIMENNHLIVANVGDSRGVMCDSRGNAIPVSFDHKPQQVREQKRIEAAGGYIAFNGVWRVAGILATSRAMGDYPLKDKKFVIADPDILTFNLDDHKPMFLVLASDGLWDTFSNEEAVKFIKERLDEPDFGAKSLTLQAYYRGSVDNITVLIINFLHSKISNATVQ; encoded by the exons ATGGAAGACGAGTTGGAAGACAGAGTTTTGCACCAGACATATATTtcgtttatgaaaatattgtcaCGTTTTACGAGCAGCCTACCGCTGGATACACCAGTGAGCTATTTATGGAAAATGGTCCGACTCTATTTACTACGATCTGAAGTGGTGGTGTTCACACTCggcattattatattcttcatGTATCTTCAAACGATTGAATTATGGAGTCGCACAATGCTAAGCAGGCTATCTCAAGCTATGAGCCCAATTAGCGCTGTTCAACGGATGAAGCTGATGGAAGGGTCGGACACGGATAAACAGAGTTGGGAATTAAAGGGCACCCTCAGCGCGGCTTATGCAATCAAGGGTAGAAGAATGCACATGGAGGACAGATTTATAATTAACGAGAACATTAACAACACTGGCATATCATTATTTGCAATATTTGACGGACATGGCGGCGAATTTGCAGCAAATTACGCTAAAGACCATctcatacaaaatttatataataaaatagtagaaCTGAATGCATTTAAGGATGGTAAGATTGTTAGTACCCCTCAAAAAGACAGTCCTGATGAGCCTAGACCTAAAGAAGAGAGTCCAATTAATGTTGAAAGGAAGACTAGTTTTAAGAAATCTGTGAGCACTGCTGATGATTCCTCTAAAAAAGAGATAACTGATCCAGAGTTATTGGCTCAGCTGTCTAAATCACGACCAATTATAACAAGAGAAGTGAGACCAACTCTGAAGCCAGTTAAAAATGTTGCTATTCCATTGTCAAGCTATATGGAGAAAGGCAAAATCAATTTTGGGAAACTGTTGACAGATGAAGTTTTAGCTGCAGATAGACTGCTAGTGGAAGCAGCCAAGAAGTCTATGAATGTTGCAGGCACTACTGCTCTTCTAGCTATTATGGAGAATAACCACTTGATTGTAGCCAATGTTGGTGATTCTAGAGGTGTTATGTGTGACTCCAGAGGCAATGCTATCCCCGTGTCGTTTGATCACAAACCTCAACAG GTCAGAGAGCAAAAGAGAATTGAAGCGGCAGGTGGCTACATTGCTTTCAATGGAGTTTGGAGGGTGGCAGGTATTCTAGCTACCTCACGAGCTATGGGTGACTACCCACTAAAAGACAAGAAGTTTGTTATTGCTGACCCTGACATACTAACTTTTAATCTTGATGATCATAAACCAATGTTCTTAGTATTAGCGTCAGATGGTCTATGGGATACTTTTTCTAAtgaagaagctgttaaattcaTTAAAGAAAGATTAGATGAACCTGACTTTGGAGCCAAGAGCTTAACTCTTCAAGCATATTACAGAGGGTCAGTAGATAACataacagttttaataataaatttcctaCATAGCAAAATTTCAAATGCAACTGTacagtaa